TTGACAATATTGGAATGCTGCAGCGCCAGCCCAATTTCAGCTTCGCTGGGCTTATTGCAACCCTTAAAGCGGCTTTCCACAATGCTGGACTTTTCCGGATCAAGAATTTTCAAGCCGACAATTTGCCCCGTTTGACGATCGCGGACTTTGAAAAAGCTGGACATCGTGCCCGAAACCGTTTCGCGGAGCATCTCGTATCGGCTGTCGAGATCGACCTTGCTGGAAAGCATCGACAAGAATTGATCGAACAACTTCATAGCACTTCAAACGTGAAACTCGCGCGAGGGGAGCTGCGGCACTTTCATTCTACTGTAAAGACACAGGCCAGCGTAGACAAGCGGATGAACGCGAAAGGCTGGGTGAACTTCGTCGCCGAATGACGTTCGCTGCTATTCAGGTCGTTCCCTTTGCATTGGCCCGCGACTCAAGTTGCTCGCAGTAGACGCTACGTTCTTTTGGAAAATCGGCGGGCTTGTTCCGCAATGTTCACGCCGGACATTTCATTCCAGGCGGCCAACAACTGCCGAAGTATTTTTCCCGGCTGACCGTTGCCGATCGGGCGGCCGTTGAACCGGGTAACCGGCAACAGGCAATTGGGGGTGCTGGTAAGAAATGCTTCGTCGGCGCGGCTGAATTCGTCGGGCGTAAGGTCCCGGGTGACAAACGGAATGCCCAATCGTCCGGCTAATTCGGTAACCACTTGCAGGCTGATGCCGGGAAGCACTTGTGGAATCGGCGGTGAAATTAAACCCTCCTTCGCATACCAAGCCACGACGTTGGCCGTCGAAGTTTCCGAAATCAATCCGCGCTGATCGAGCAGCAAAGCCCGCGATCCCGGCTCAGCCTTGGCGGCTTCCTGGTCGGCCAGAAAATAGTGCATTCGACTGCGGCATTTTAGTGCGGCAGGCCAGCAGGATGGCGGCACTTGCTGAATCGCAGTTGTTCGCAAGGCAATGCCCGTCTGGTATCGGTCAGCCCACAGATGAAACGGTAAGCGATACGTGTGCAATCCGACCGTGGGCCCAGTCACGGAAACTTCGGCCATGGCAGTGTAAGGTCCCGGCGTGATGAAAATGCACAAACCCAAGTCGTCGTCTGGCTCAACGAAGCTGCGGTTATTAGCGACCAACCGCATGGCAATCTCTGCCAGCTCAGCGAGTGATTCTCGCGGTTGAATGCCAGCGGTTCGGAGCGAAGTGTGCAGGCGCGCCAAATGCTCGGGCAAGCGGAACAGCTCGCCGCGGAAAGTTCGCAATTGCTCGGTGACGGTTACGCCCAGAACAAAGCCGGCATCGAATACAGGAATGACCGCTTCCGACGCGGGAAGCAATTGACCGTTCAAGTAGGCCAGCGGTTCGGACATGGCGGATTATCGGTGAAACGGAATATCAACGCGGACGCAACAAAACCGCTTTCCAAGATGACAGACGGCGTGGAAGAGCGTCAAGCGGCCGTGTTTTCGGACAGAAGCCGGCAAACATCCTGTCCGTGATTTCTTGCCTTTGCCCGTCCGGTTATTGCCCCAACCCCACGTAAGGCCGAATCATGGCCACAATGCCCGGATTGTAGAAATAGTTTCCCCAATAGTGCTGTTTGCCTACCGCACAGCACATATTGAACTGCCGCAGTTTGCTGCCGTTCTCTCCAAGGTAACCAACGGCGCCGGTATACCCTAAGGCCACCGGTTTGGTGCAGGGATCGATTGCCGCGTAGTGTTTCAACGCTCGATCGCAATAATTATTGAGCGACAAC
This genomic stretch from Pirellulales bacterium harbors:
- a CDS encoding aminotransferase class IV produces the protein MSEPLAYLNGQLLPASEAVIPVFDAGFVLGVTVTEQLRTFRGELFRLPEHLARLHTSLRTAGIQPRESLAELAEIAMRLVANNRSFVEPDDDLGLCIFITPGPYTAMAEVSVTGPTVGLHTYRLPFHLWADRYQTGIALRTTAIQQVPPSCWPAALKCRSRMHYFLADQEAAKAEPGSRALLLDQRGLISETSTANVVAWYAKEGLISPPIPQVLPGISLQVVTELAGRLGIPFVTRDLTPDEFSRADEAFLTSTPNCLLPVTRFNGRPIGNGQPGKILRQLLAAWNEMSGVNIAEQARRFSKRT